From the Papaver somniferum cultivar HN1 chromosome 2, ASM357369v1, whole genome shotgun sequence genome, the window tcataacaagaagaaagagaaaacatATCATGTTTTTAAACCTTAGAATAAAAGTTGAAGTGAAGATCCGATTATGGAAATAAAACCCTTCTTTTATAGTGGTAATTGAATATTTGTCTCTACTTTTGATGGActttacaaatatccttatcacacaataacTATGTCCTTCTTTATCTATAAGCCCATCAGGGGTCCACCgacgttttttttccttttcatatTTATCCCTCCCTTTTTTAGATCGGATCAAGGTTTTTTTTATTCTTCGTTCTCTTCTTCCCTTCAACGTCTGCaactaccatcaccaccaactcctccGTCGCCGCACCAACACGTCCACTACTATAATTAGTTGATCTATCAATATGTTTATGTTCGATTTTTAACCTGTTAAttattgttcttcatcttcttaggtTAAAAATTGATTTTCCAGATTCAGGGATCGAcaaatttgtttttggttttcgaTTTCATAATTTCGAGTTGGAGATTCAGGAAGATCTTTGCGTATTCGAATTATTGAAAGAAGATACTGATTTGGTATGTATGATTTTCAATTTTGTTGCAGAGATTTAAGATTTGAGAGATAGAGAGTTCTGTGATTGAAACAAATCAAACCAAACcactcccaccaccaccatcttcatcgtcaCCAGCTCTGCAactatcaacaccttcttcgctgcCAACTGGTTCGGGATTTTGAAGATTAATTTTCAAAATCAGATCTGATTAGATGGAGATTTgatttaggatttggtatttgctCAATTGGTTCAGATGGTTCGAATTGGTGATGAAGCATCATAGAAGACAGTGGCAGTTGTTGTTATGGATTataaatggtggttgatggttctGTTGGTGGTTACTACAATGAAGGAGATGAAGCTGTTGTTGTTTATGAAGATACAAGTGATATCAAtggtgttgtttatatgtttttatgggatcaatttttgttgttgacccaattttttatgggatcaactacggttgttgatccatttatgggatcaactcttgttgttgactcaattttttatgggatcaactacggttgttgatccatttataggatcaactcttgttgttgacccaattttttaatggatcaactactgttgttgacaatatttccttggataagtataattaTGCTTGTATtttaaatcatgcttgtagtttaaatcatttaaatttcttccaatgttgaacttgtggtgaaatggtagcatgactgactccatgttagatgatgcgtgttcgattcacgccaagttcacttcatttacatggatcaacttctactgttgatcacTTTTTTTTGGTTCAACTACCAttattgatcccctaaattggatcaacttctactattgattctatttttatttggatcaactactgttgttgacacaaaaatatctgaatcagTGGTGGTagcggcggtggcggtggtggtggcggcggcggactagtggtggtggcgatgacgaactagtggtggtgtaatggtggtggtgaaggagtggtggtagaatattagtggtggtggcggttggtaggtgatggttgttgaacggtggtggtggaatggtagttgaatgttggtggtggtggtgctagtggtggtggtgaagtggtagaggaataaatttgttgcattttgaaataaagaaaaatattatatgagtgagggtattaagggaatctaattttaaatggataaggctATTAAAAAGtaaggacatatttattgttgtataaggatatatttattgggtgtcaaaagtagggacatataaggGTGACACTGAGCTGACTCAGTTCCAAAATTTTGTTTTAGCTTTTTGATCTTAATCATACTTTTTCCAGTGATTTACTAATTTTACTTACTTCTCATGATTTGTTTGGACTGTTTTTCATCTGttcttatgattttaaccctactTTGATTATGTTCTTTATAATTTAGCGAAATCTCTAATATTCTACAAATCTATTCATGTTGTTTCATAAGTTTTTTGTTTTATAATACTTGTGTAGTTCTTTCTTCTCTCTGAATACTAATGGAAGCCTAATTCTTGCAGGTTTCCTCTTGATTTCATATGGATCCCTACCAGTATTGGACCTTTGTGATTCATTGTGGCATCGTTTTCATGACAATTTTTGTCAACCATGGCTTTATTGCCAACCTTAGCACCACCTTAAAAACCAATTTAGCTAAAAATATAGAGTTCAGCTTCGAGTATTTCTCAATATGAGAATCACAATTATCCCCAAAATCAAATGTTTGAATCCATTAACTATTCGAATCATTTCCTGAGTCAAGAACCGATCcaaattcaaaaaattcaaaattttcaactttccgCCTTTAGTTTCCCTAAATGTCAGGAAAAATCAAAACTTCTCGGATCTCATGAAACCAATTCATAATTACAAATATTCTCCTTTTATGTGGAATATTTTTGAGCCAAATTTAAAGAAACAAAATATCCTCCCATCCTTTTATAATTATCAATATCAATATTTAAGAGAGGTAAACCCTAGGAGAATCCATAGAACCTCTTCGAAACCTAATTCTAATCAACAATTGATACCCTGTAAAACAATGGAGTCTGAAAATACTAGCAGCATGAACAACATCACTGAAAAGATGAAAGCTACTGCCATAAGAAATCCTAGAGGAGCAACTGGTTCGACTACCGGAAAAACTACCGGAAAAGGGAGATGAAGACTTTGGGGAAATATTTATTTGTCTTCAAGTTCAATTCACAGAAAGATATGAAggatgttttaaaaaaaataccaTGGAACATACAAAGAATCCTTTTAGCTCTCCAAGTCTACTCCACTGAAGTTGCTTACAAGGACTATGTGTTTCAAAAACAAGCTTGGAATATTCAATTCAAAGGCCTTATGCTGGAGCATCATCATGTAGCTGTGGTGGATGAAGCTATTGatgacttgggaacaaaaatttCTACTGAGCCCAAAAACTGTAGGCCAAGGTCTGGCAATATGATCACGGCACGAATGGAGATTGACTTGAAGAAGCCATTAAAAAGGGGTGAATGGTGGAACACTAACTCAGGTGAACCGGCATGGATCAGGTATCATTGGCTTAAACAACCCCACAATTTATGTGATAAATGTTACACCATTGATCATAATGAAGACACCTGTAAGGAAGTAGCGGAGTTTTTGCGAGAAAGAGCCATGACTCAAGATGAATATGAAGCTCACTGTATTGCTAAGGAGGAAGATGCTACTAATGGAActgaaggaaaagaagaaatgaTGATGGATATGTTCATGTTGAAAAGGATATGGAAATTTCAGATGATGCATATGAGAATTAGAACCACTAAGAGAGCTAGGAACCAGTCTATCCAAACCAATGGATCTAATCCTTCATGCATAGTCATACTCTAGCTGTTAATGGAGGGGGTGTTACTGATCAAGTTGAACTCATGGATGTGGTGGAATCCTGTGCTAATGCGCCTAAAGAAAATCACACAAAGATGGATACTATCAATAATCAAGAGGAGCATGCTTTTGTAGTAAAATTTATTCCCTTTATTTCTTTTCTATTCTCATCTGAACTTTTGTTTTGCGATTCTTACATCCATATAAAAGTTTTTCATAACTGCATTGATACGTCTTTTTCTCAGTTTAATACTATAAGCATGAGAATCATAGCATGGAACTGCCAAGGTTTCACTAGTAAAACTACTAGGGATCACCTTAAAGACTTAATCAACCGATATGACCCTGACATTATCTTCATCTCAGAAGCTAAAATATGAGAGGAAAAATTGAAAAAGCTAATAAAACCTTTAAAGTATCCAAATAGTAAACTCATCTCCTCGATAGGGCTAGCTGGTGGATTAATTTTCCTATGGAAAGATGGGTTTCATTGTAATATAGTGTATGCAGATTCTTGGATTAGTAATGTCTTGGTACAGGATGACCCATCAAGACCAGAATTTTTGCTAACATGTATGTATGGTTCATCATATCCAAATAATAAGGAGATACAATGGACTTACATTACGAATTTAAGCAGCAACATACATCAACCGTGGGTGATAATTGGAGATTTAAACCTTGTTTTTAATGATGAAGACAGAGTTCGTTATTATCCTAATTTTTCTGGAGGCGCTACTTCTGCAAGTACAGCTACTTCTTCATCAAGGGATGCACCCTATGTCAACATGATATATGAAGCGGTTTTAGAAGATCTTAGATATACGGGTAGATCTTTCACTTGGTCCAGCAATATACACGGCACAGGAGTTCGAAGATCGAGAATTGACAGAGCTTTGGTAAACGGAGAATGGTTCTTACAGTTCCAAGATGCAAAACTCTTCCACCTTCCTCAACTTGTGTCGGATCACTGCCCTATTATGATAGATACCTCAACTACCAATGGTGATACTAAAAGAAACTGGAAATACTTCCAGtgttatgagaaagatgactCTCTCAAAGAGAAAGTTGCAGCATCTTGGGGACAACATGTTGATGGTTCTCATGCTTTCAAGTTTTCCAAAAGATTAAGCACTACAAGAAGATTCGTCTCTATATGAAATAGAGAGAAGTTTGGAAATATCCAAAGCAACATATTTCTTCCCCATCAGCAATTAAGTGCAATTCAACAAGCTGTCCCTATTGACGATACCAATTGTCAAGTACAGCAAGTCGAAAACCAAATAGAATTTTGGCACCAAGTCCAAAATGATTTTTGGGGTCAAAAATCAAGGGATTATTTTTATCTAGAAATGGATAGAAACACGAGGTACCATCATGCAAATGCCAATAAGATAAGGTCTCGAAACAACATAGCTGCTTTGAAAGACGAAACCGGCAATTGGTGTACTACAAGGAAGGAGCTGGAAAAGCTACTTGTCGAGCATTATGGTTCTCCGCATACTTCCACCTATCCAGAAAAAAATGAAGACATTATTCAATGCATTCCTAAGTCTATCATGAAAGCAAACAATGTAGAACTTACTCGAATACCAGATGATGCGGAAATACTCAACGCACTTAAAGATATGAAATCCTGGAAAGCACCAGGTCTGGATGGATTTCCACCTGGATTTTTCAAATCATATTGGGAAATCTTTGGTAATGATGTGGTGGAAACAGTGAAGCAATTCTTTCGTACAGGTTATATTCTCAAAAACCTGAATGCTACAAATGTCAACCTAATCCCAGAAACAAAAACTAAACAGTACCCAACTGATCTCCGCCCAATTGCATTGTGTAATACTTCGTACAAGATAATATCGAAGATCATGTCTTGCAGAATGAAGAAAGTAATGAGGAAAATAATCTCACCGCTACAAGCAGCATATGTACCGGGGAGGCAAATTTCGGACAATATTCACCTTGCACAAGAGATTGTTCATACAATGAACAATAAAAAGGATAATTCCAAGTACTTGGCTTTGAAACTTGATATGGCAAAGGCGTTCGACATGCTCGAATGGTCTTTTCTGAAAGATGTCATGCGCTTTAGCCAAGACTGGTATCATTTGATAATGCAGTGTATTAGCACTACACAGATTTCGATACTTCTTAATGGGTCACCATGCCAGCCATATAAACCAACTCGAGGGGTTCGACATGGCGATCCACTTTCACCATATCTATTCATAATAGTTATGGAAGCTTTCTCTCGCCAACTTATTCGTGcagaaaataataacaaaattcaAGGCATAAAGATTGCAGCAGGGGCTCCTTCCATCTCGCATTTATTCTTCGCAGATGATTGCCTCTTATTCATCAATGCAGATATGCACAATGTCAATAACCTGCTTGACATCGTAAAAGATTTTGGACAAGCGTCAGGGCAGCTAGtgaactttaataaatcaagTGTTTTTTTTCAGTGCCCATGTTTCACCAAGATTTTGCAGATTGTTAACCAGAAGACTTAAAGTGCCGAGAATGTCTTCAAATGAAAGGTACTTAGGCTTACCCCTCTTGATTGGAAAAAAGAAAATTGAGTGCTTCACGGGTCTGGTAGATAGAGTGAAGGGCAGATTATCAAAATGGAATGGTGATTCCATGTCGCAGAGCTGTAAGTCGTTGATGATAAGGACTGTGACCAATACCATACCATTTTATTCTATGAATTGCCTCCAAATACCAGCAGACATTATAAAGCAGATTGATAGCTTACAAAGAAATTTATGGTGGGGATTCACAGAAAATAGAGGTATGTACATAACATCTTGGAAAAAACTTGGTCTTCATAAGAATCTTGGTGGACAGGGTTTTCGAGATCTCAAAGTTTTGAACCAAGCTCTTTTGGTTAGAGCAACGTGGAGGATCTGTACTAATACATAGGAACCATGGGTAAAAGCTATGCAAGCTAAGTACTTCCCTCTTACAACTATTCTTCATGCAAACTACAAAACAGACTGTTCTTGGGCATGGAAGGGGTTACAAAAGAAACTTCCTTTCATCAAAGCCAATAGTCGATGGAGGGTTGGATCAggtacaaaaattaaaatatgGTTAGATGTCTGGATCTTAGGGATGACAGAACCACCAACACCAAGACAGGATGCAGTGCACAGTGAAAACTACATATGGGTGCTTGAATTGATAATTCAAGAAGATAATCAATGGAACTCCATCTTAGTTCAGCAACTTTTTGATCCGGAAACTGCATCTCTAATCCTGCAGATGCGACTACCTACAACAACTGAGGATAAATTAATTTGTAACCCCACAAGGAATGGGATTTTCAGCTTAAAATCAAGGTATAATAAACTTCATGAATAAGTTTGGGTGATACAGTTGTGTCCATGAAGATTTAGGGTACTGATATACAATGGAAGGAGCTATGGTTTATCCAAATTTGGCCTAGAATAACACATTTCTGGTAGAAATGTCAAGCTGATATTCTACCTACAAATGTGAGACTTTCTCGAACTTGCAGGTATATCAACAGCAGCTGTCCTTTCTGCAATCAGCATATGGAAGAAACTATGCATGTTTTGTTTACCTGCCCTTTTTCTAGGGCGGTTTGGATGATCATACCAGGAGGATCAGGTATTTTAGCTGGAGTTCACAGCAACATTGCGACTGTTTTTGAATCATGGATGAATGCAGTTCGACAAAAAAGTAGAAGTGAAAGCTGGTTAAAATTGGCAATGACTGTATCATGGTCAATTTGGAATGAAAAATGTGAAGTCCAGTTTCAAAAAAAGAAAGCAAATCCTGTTGAAGTTGCCAGAAAAGCCATGAGCTTTGCTTCTTATTTGGATGGTCTTTACAAGAAGCAACGGGACAGAGTTGTAGCTAGACTGCCTAAAACAAATACCTTGCATTGGAAACCTCATGTGTCACCTTTTTATGTAATAAACTGTGATGCTTCTTACGACAAAAACACTAAACTAACAGGAATTGCTTTGGTGTTGCGTGATTTTGCAGGGAACTGGTGGGGATGCTCAATAAAGTGCTATGCAGGAGTAAAAGTCTCCGAGCACGCGGAATGTCTGGCGTTTTCAGAGGCTGTCAAATGGAGCAAAGCTTTGCAACACACTCATGTAGTTTTGGAAACAGACTTACAATGAATTGAAAGCTACATAATGAAGAAAGCACCGGTGATAGCTTGGGAAAATGAAGACATTCTAATTGATGCCATTGACAGTTTGAAAAGTATTCTTCATTGGATGTGTCATTTCGTTCCTAGGTCTTGTAATAAACCTGCTGACAAGTTAGCAAAGTTCAGTAGAAAGTATAGAGTCAACAGGGTATGGTTAGATAAACCCCCTGATATTATTGTGAAAGTCTTTTGATTGCAGACACTGTAGTCTCTTCTGGTTAATAAAATTCACATCTTTGGCATCAAATAATTTTTATATACTTTGAGAGCCTTCACGTTCCAACTCTGTCGTTGAACCAGCCCATGAGTGAAGCCCACTAAAAACAGGTCAAAATCCTTCTCTATAAATCAGGTTCGGGCTAACTCACTGAGTCAAATCGTCCATAACCGATTCCGTCCGA encodes:
- the LOC113351652 gene encoding uncharacterized protein LOC113351652, with amino-acid sequence MQAKYFPLTTILHANYKTDCSWAWKGLQKKLPFIKANSRWRVGSGTKIKIWLDVWILGMTEPPTPRQDAVHSENYIWVLELIIQEDNQWNSILVQQLFDPETASLILQMRLPTTTEDKLICNPTRNGIFSLKSRYINSSCPFCNQHMEETMHVLFTCPFSRAVWMIIPGGSGILAGVHSNIATVFESWMNAVRQKSRSESWLKLAMTVSWSIWNEKCEVQFQKKKANPVEVARKAMSFASYLDGLYKKQRDRVVARLPKTNTLHWKPHVSPFYVINCDASYDKNTKLTGIALVLRDFAGNWWGCSIKCYAGVKVSEHAECLAFSEAVKWSKALQHTHVVLETDLQ